A window from Streptomyces sp. NBC_00271 encodes these proteins:
- a CDS encoding alkene reductase, with translation MTTQPLLQPVRLGALELPNSVVMAPMTRARAQNAELAPTDLHATYYAQRAGAGLIVTEGTWVSPDAIGFINVPGIYTDMQTAGWVKVTEAVHEAGGRILSQFGHVGTASHPDHLGGRLPAGPSAINPGEKSFTPSGPKDTVTPRAYTAAEIAATIADYRHAAENARRAGFDGVEIHAQQSHLIPQFLNPRLNQRTDAYGGSSEKRAQFLLDILDAVSDVWDSDRISVKMSPGWTSGTTFTADEETLADYDQLLKKLNDSNLAYLHLLGTPGTIEERIALFSRYRAHYLGNIVANLGFTQALGNEILDHGIVNAVSFGAPFIANPDLVERFAQGHPLADGDRDTYYAGHTEGYTDYPAFTAN, from the coding sequence ATGACCACCCAGCCCCTGCTGCAGCCCGTCCGCCTCGGCGCCCTGGAGCTCCCCAACAGCGTCGTCATGGCCCCCATGACCCGCGCCCGCGCTCAGAACGCCGAGCTGGCCCCCACCGACCTGCATGCGACCTACTACGCGCAGCGCGCTGGCGCCGGCCTGATCGTTACCGAGGGAACCTGGGTCAGCCCCGACGCGATCGGCTTCATCAACGTCCCCGGCATCTACACCGACATGCAGACCGCCGGCTGGGTGAAGGTCACCGAAGCCGTCCACGAGGCGGGCGGGCGGATCCTCTCCCAGTTCGGCCACGTCGGCACGGCCTCCCACCCCGACCACCTCGGCGGCCGCCTGCCCGCCGGACCCTCGGCCATCAACCCCGGCGAGAAGTCCTTCACCCCCTCCGGCCCGAAGGACACCGTCACCCCGCGCGCCTACACCGCCGCCGAGATCGCCGCCACCATCGCCGACTACCGCCATGCGGCCGAGAACGCCCGCCGCGCCGGCTTCGACGGCGTGGAAATCCACGCCCAGCAATCCCACTTGATCCCGCAGTTCCTCAACCCACGTCTCAACCAGCGCACCGACGCCTACGGAGGCAGCAGCGAGAAGCGGGCCCAGTTCCTCCTCGACATCCTCGACGCCGTCAGTGACGTGTGGGACAGCGACCGCATCAGCGTGAAGATGTCCCCGGGCTGGACCAGCGGAACCACGTTCACCGCGGACGAGGAGACACTCGCTGACTACGACCAGCTGCTCAAGAAGCTCAACGACAGCAACCTGGCCTACCTGCACCTCCTGGGCACCCCCGGCACCATCGAGGAGCGCATCGCCCTCTTCTCCCGCTACCGCGCCCACTACCTGGGCAACATCGTCGCCAACCTCGGCTTCACCCAGGCCCTCGGCAACGAGATCCTCGACCACGGGATCGTCAACGCGGTCTCCTTCGGCGCCCCCTTCATCGCCAACCCCGACCTGGTCGAGCGCTTCGCGCAGGGCCACCCGCTGGCCGACGGCGACCGGGACACCTACTACGCCGGTCACACCGAGGGCTACACCGACTACCCCGCCTTCACCGCCAACTGA
- a CDS encoding VOC family protein, whose product MSSNIRAMIANVEVENLEDAIPLYQDLAGGAEVRRFPYRELEVALVGPFLLYSGPLEKYVSQNATVIVESLTPVLDVLGKAGAEILEAPNEVPNGTRIVARHPDGSVFEYMQPRA is encoded by the coding sequence GTGAGCAGCAACATCCGAGCAATGATCGCAAACGTCGAAGTAGAGAACCTCGAAGACGCAATCCCTCTCTACCAGGACCTGGCCGGGGGTGCGGAAGTCCGCCGCTTCCCCTACCGAGAACTGGAGGTGGCACTGGTAGGACCCTTCCTGCTCTACTCCGGCCCGCTGGAGAAGTACGTCTCGCAGAACGCGACCGTCATCGTCGAATCCCTGACCCCCGTTCTCGACGTCCTCGGCAAGGCTGGCGCCGAGATCCTCGAAGCACCCAACGAAGTACCCAACGGCACCAGGATCGTCGCCCGCCACCCGGACGGCTCTGTCTTCGAGTACATGCAGCCCCGTGCCTGA
- a CDS encoding MOSC and FAD-binding oxidoreductase domain-containing protein — protein sequence MPKGVPWHGKTVYTGVYKQTVAGPRMVRRLNIDGDGQGDLGGHGGEQRAVLVYQLDSYRFWANELGRDDLTPGNFGENFTVEGLPDDEVCIGDRYRIGDALFEVTQPRVTCYRVGLRMGEPQMAALLVAHHRPGFYLRVIEEGEVEAGQKIVKVSTGPEAMTVEEIDRVLYLPGHTREQVERALRIPALSPGWQGSMRTLLDQADGEGGASSGSAGLNTAATAPPPAWPGFRPLTVTHIQSESRSVFSLHLAAADGSALPAALPGQFLTVKVQPEGDVPPLIRSYSLSGEPGTGTYRISVKVEPHGAASNELRAHIRVGDQLEAAAPRGTFCLTGGDNPVVLLSAGVGVTPVLAMLHALAHDRSTRQVWWLHGARDGSEHPFAQESRDLIATLPKARSTVYYSRPAADDHLGVDYAEAGRLSAEPVRRLGLPTDADAYLCGPTAFMDSLTSALVDCGLDASRVHTEIFGAGPAITPGIKGSATGPASHQPAGPPGTGPEVSFARSGLTVPWNDAQESLLELAEACDVPVQWSCRTGVCHTCELALMSGTVNYSPDPVEPPAEGNILICCSKPAGGVVLDL from the coding sequence ATGCCTAAGGGCGTTCCCTGGCACGGAAAGACCGTGTACACCGGCGTCTACAAGCAGACCGTGGCCGGGCCGCGGATGGTGCGGCGGCTGAACATCGACGGGGACGGCCAGGGAGATCTGGGCGGGCACGGCGGTGAGCAGCGGGCGGTGCTGGTCTACCAGCTCGACTCCTACCGCTTCTGGGCGAACGAGCTGGGCCGCGACGACCTCACCCCCGGGAACTTCGGCGAGAACTTCACCGTGGAGGGACTGCCCGACGACGAGGTCTGCATCGGGGACCGCTACCGCATCGGGGACGCCCTGTTCGAGGTCACTCAACCCCGGGTGACCTGCTACCGGGTGGGGCTGCGCATGGGCGAGCCACAGATGGCCGCACTGCTCGTGGCCCACCACCGCCCCGGCTTCTACCTACGCGTCATCGAGGAAGGCGAGGTCGAGGCCGGGCAAAAGATCGTCAAGGTCTCCACCGGCCCGGAGGCGATGACCGTCGAGGAGATCGACCGGGTGCTCTACCTGCCCGGACACACCCGTGAACAGGTCGAACGGGCCCTGCGGATCCCCGCGCTGAGCCCCGGCTGGCAGGGTTCCATGCGGACCCTGCTGGACCAGGCCGACGGCGAGGGTGGTGCTTCCTCGGGCAGCGCCGGACTGAACACCGCGGCCACCGCACCGCCGCCTGCCTGGCCGGGCTTCCGCCCGCTGACTGTCACGCATATCCAGTCCGAGAGCCGCAGCGTGTTCTCCCTGCACCTGGCCGCCGCAGACGGCTCGGCGCTGCCGGCCGCGCTGCCGGGCCAGTTCCTCACCGTCAAAGTCCAGCCCGAGGGAGACGTTCCACCCCTGATCCGCAGCTACTCCCTGTCCGGCGAGCCAGGCACCGGCACGTACCGGATCAGCGTGAAGGTCGAACCGCACGGCGCCGCCAGCAACGAGCTGCGGGCCCACATCCGGGTCGGGGACCAACTGGAGGCCGCCGCGCCCCGCGGCACCTTCTGCCTGACCGGCGGCGACAACCCGGTGGTGCTGCTGTCGGCCGGGGTCGGCGTCACCCCCGTCCTGGCCATGCTGCACGCCCTCGCGCATGACCGCTCCACCCGCCAGGTGTGGTGGCTGCACGGAGCCCGTGACGGGAGCGAGCACCCCTTCGCCCAGGAGAGTCGCGACCTGATCGCCACCCTCCCCAAAGCCCGGTCGACCGTCTACTACAGCAGGCCTGCCGCCGACGACCACCTTGGCGTGGACTACGCGGAAGCAGGCCGCCTCTCGGCCGAGCCCGTCCGCCGGCTCGGCCTACCCACCGATGCCGACGCGTACCTGTGCGGCCCCACCGCATTCATGGACAGCCTCACCTCCGCGCTCGTGGACTGCGGTCTCGACGCCTCCCGCGTCCACACTGAGATCTTCGGCGCGGGCCCCGCCATCACCCCCGGGATCAAGGGCTCGGCAACCGGGCCCGCGTCCCACCAGCCCGCGGGCCCGCCCGGCACCGGACCCGAGGTCTCCTTCGCCCGCAGCGGACTCACCGTCCCCTGGAACGACGCCCAGGAGTCCCTGCTCGAACTCGCCGAAGCCTGCGACGTCCCCGTCCAATGGTCCTGCCGCACCGGGGTCTGCCACACCTGCGAACTCGCCCTGATGTCCGGCACCGTCAACTACTCACCCGATCCCGTCGAACCTCCCGCCGAGGGCAACATCCTCATCTGCTGCTCCAAACCCGCAGGAGGGGTTGTACTGGACCTATGA
- a CDS encoding alpha/beta fold hydrolase: protein MLPTRHKTATIKGQEVFYREAGPSDAPFVLLLHGFPSSSHMFRHLVPALADDYHVIATDHIGYGHSAMPKVDAFDYTFDNLAGITAGLLEHLGIERFAVYVHDYGAPIGWRLALDPSFDVTAIISQSGNAYMEGFAKPFWDDLFAYATNPGRDTEPGARAKFSPSTTRWQYENGATDTNLVSPDTWTLDQLLLERPGNDEIQLALFRDYPTNIDGYPKLQEYFRTSQVPLLAVWGERDEIFGPDGAKAFSRDLPEAEVHLLPAGHFALETHLDAISGYIHGFLGRVLT, encoded by the coding sequence GTGCTTCCCACGCGACACAAGACAGCAACCATCAAGGGCCAAGAAGTCTTCTACCGTGAGGCCGGCCCCAGCGACGCTCCGTTCGTGCTGCTGCTGCACGGATTCCCGAGCAGCTCGCACATGTTCCGCCATCTCGTCCCCGCGCTGGCCGACGATTATCACGTGATCGCCACCGACCACATCGGATACGGCCACTCCGCCATGCCCAAGGTGGACGCATTCGACTACACCTTCGACAACCTCGCAGGAATCACCGCCGGACTCCTGGAGCATCTGGGCATCGAACGTTTCGCCGTCTACGTGCACGACTACGGGGCACCGATCGGCTGGCGCCTTGCGCTCGACCCGTCCTTCGACGTCACCGCGATCATCTCGCAGAGCGGCAACGCCTACATGGAAGGCTTCGCCAAGCCTTTCTGGGACGACCTGTTCGCGTACGCCACCAACCCCGGCCGCGACACGGAACCGGGCGCGCGGGCCAAGTTCAGTCCCAGTACGACCCGTTGGCAGTACGAGAACGGCGCCACCGACACCAACCTGGTCAGCCCCGACACCTGGACCCTGGACCAGCTGCTGCTGGAACGGCCCGGCAACGACGAGATCCAGCTGGCGCTGTTCCGCGACTACCCGACGAACATCGACGGATACCCGAAACTGCAGGAGTACTTCCGTACCAGCCAAGTGCCCCTGCTCGCGGTCTGGGGCGAGCGGGATGAGATCTTCGGGCCGGACGGCGCGAAGGCGTTCTCCCGTGACCTGCCGGAGGCGGAAGTCCACCTGCTGCCCGCCGGGCACTTCGCCCTGGAGACGCACCTGGACGCCATCAGCGGATACATCCACGGATTCCTCGGGCGCGTCCTCACATGA
- a CDS encoding alpha/beta fold hydrolase, producing the protein MPFITTRDDTEIFYKDWGTGQPVVFSHGWPLNADAWDPQTHLMADNGFRAIAHDRRGHGRSGQTWNGNDLDTYADDLAQLIETLDLRDVILVGHSTGGGEVTRYVGRHGSDRVAKAVLLSAIPPLMLKTDANPEGLPREVFDEIRKGVATDRSQFYQDLSAPFYGANREGHQVSQGTRDAFWLWSLQVGIKGSYDCIKAFSETDLTEDLQRFDFPTLIAHGDDDQIVPIVAAGEKSSKIVKDNTFKVYPGAPHGLSMVAPFKDVFDADLLAFARG; encoded by the coding sequence ATGCCTTTCATCACCACCAGGGACGATACCGAGATCTTCTACAAGGACTGGGGTACCGGACAGCCCGTGGTCTTCAGCCATGGCTGGCCGCTGAACGCCGACGCCTGGGACCCCCAGACCCATTTGATGGCCGACAACGGATTCCGCGCCATCGCCCACGACCGCCGCGGCCACGGGCGCTCCGGGCAGACCTGGAACGGCAACGACCTGGACACCTATGCCGATGACCTGGCGCAGCTGATCGAAACCCTTGACCTACGTGATGTCATTCTTGTCGGGCACTCCACCGGGGGTGGCGAGGTTACGCGCTATGTCGGCCGCCACGGTAGCGACCGGGTCGCCAAAGCGGTCCTGCTCAGCGCGATCCCGCCGCTGATGCTCAAGACAGATGCCAACCCCGAGGGGCTGCCGCGGGAGGTGTTCGACGAGATCCGCAAGGGCGTGGCGACCGACCGTTCGCAGTTCTACCAGGACCTGAGTGCCCCCTTCTACGGCGCGAACCGCGAGGGTCACCAGGTGTCCCAGGGCACCCGTGACGCGTTCTGGCTGTGGTCGCTGCAGGTGGGGATCAAGGGTTCCTACGACTGCATCAAGGCATTCTCGGAGACCGATCTGACCGAGGACCTGCAACGCTTCGACTTCCCTACGCTCATCGCGCACGGTGACGACGACCAGATCGTGCCTATCGTCGCGGCCGGTGAGAAGTCCTCGAAGATCGTCAAGGACAACACGTTCAAGGTGTACCCCGGGGCCCCGCACGGCCTGTCGATGGTCGCTCCGTTCAAGGACGTCTTCGACGCCGACTTGCTGGCCTTCGCCCGCGGCTGA
- a CDS encoding nuclear transport factor 2 family protein has product MTTRDVVEEFFGLLAGGDPDKVAEVFADDIDWYVPGSASLPWTGPRTKRSEVADYFRTLGANIGIRRVSGLGRTGMSAGACAWARVNSVRRVA; this is encoded by the coding sequence ATGACTACCCGAGACGTCGTCGAGGAATTCTTCGGCCTGCTGGCAGGCGGAGACCCGGACAAGGTCGCAGAGGTCTTCGCCGACGACATCGACTGGTACGTTCCCGGGTCGGCGTCGCTGCCCTGGACGGGGCCGCGCACCAAGCGCAGCGAGGTAGCTGACTATTTCAGGACGCTGGGGGCGAACATCGGCATACGCCGAGTGAGCGGCCTCGGCCGTACGGGGATGAGCGCGGGGGCCTGCGCCTGGGCGCGCGTGAATTCGGTGCGGCGGGTAGCGTGA
- a CDS encoding SDR family oxidoreductase gives MTAGTSSPAPPASSGRPSPQPVLPREIAAIEVERCGPYREAFGLRTGCRGRVQRRCIADDPGRAPSPSEPRTPSPGSGCSARTPADSSASRKSGPASYMHWSRSSAPNTPSPRRVLPPTCQHRLGGDEPCVRTANDVPVWLRAIGSLNSETRRKALADFCSAAHRQGDVYACTTASLPFLFALADDPAAPDCASVVDVLLSIGRESVDRDDEIRLSLGTGRPQGIGRWGMRCAHGRGPTLRPPPRQPSPTAPARQPRGPLAHCAGHLLLGCGSSRRGGGWPNSEGLVDASLWRRPDGPRCYGVQIAFERPELRGRRPESAPGPRSRTTIRPRLNSWALSAQERKFRVNVLSPGPTEPPGLVGAVGPDLRQFASEVPLGRIGHPDEIAAVATFLDSDASSFVNGADWFVDGGQAQV, from the coding sequence ATGACGGCCGGCACGTCTTCACCAGCACCCCCGGCCAGCAGTGGACGCCCCTCCCCGCAACCCGTCCTCCCACGGGAGATCGCCGCCATCGAGGTCGAACGGTGCGGCCCGTACCGCGAGGCTTTCGGCTTGCGCACCGGATGCCGTGGCCGTGTCCAGCGTCGCTGTATCGCCGACGACCCCGGCCGCGCCCCGAGTCCCAGCGAGCCCCGTACGCCCAGCCCTGGAAGTGGGTGCTCTGCCCGCACGCCCGCGGATTCGTCGGCAAGCCGGAAATCCGGCCCAGCGTCCTATATGCACTGGTCCCGCAGCTCAGCCCCTAATACACCTTCGCCGCGGAGAGTCTTGCCCCCTACTTGCCAGCATCGACTGGGCGGCGATGAGCCATGCGTACGGACCGCCAACGACGTTCCCGTGTGGCTGCGGGCGATCGGCTCGCTCAATTCCGAAACCCGGCGGAAAGCGTTGGCTGACTTCTGCAGCGCGGCCCACCGCCAGGGCGACGTGTACGCGTGCACGACGGCGAGTTTGCCGTTCCTGTTCGCGTTGGCCGACGACCCCGCGGCCCCCGACTGTGCCTCTGTCGTCGATGTGCTGCTCAGCATCGGACGCGAATCCGTCGACCGCGACGACGAAATCCGCTTAAGCCTGGGAACAGGTCGGCCTCAAGGAATTGGACGGTGGGGGATGCGGTGCGCGCACGGGCGAGGGCCAACACTTCGGCCGCCGCCTCGACAGCCGTCACCAACTGCGCCCGCGCGGCAGCCTCGGGGTCCACTGGCCCATTGCGCAGGCCACCTCCTCCTGGGGTGCGGATCGAGCCGACGAGGCGGCGGCTGGCCAAACTCTGAGGGGCTGGTCGACGCATCACTCTGGCGCAGGCCGGACGGACCCCGGTGTTACGGGGTGCAGATCGCCTTCGAGCGGCCCGAGTTGCGGGGCCGGCGGCCCGAATCCGCCCCCGGGCCGAGATCGCGCACCACAATCCGTCCCCGGCTGAACAGCTGGGCGCTCAGCGCGCAGGAACGGAAGTTCCGGGTGAACGTGCTGAGCCCCGGCCCGACCGAGCCCCCGGGCCTGGTCGGCGCCGTAGGCCCGGACCTCCGCCAGTTCGCCTCGGAGGTGCCGCTCGGCAGGATCGGCCACCCGGACGAGATCGCCGCTGTGGCGACATTCCTGGACTCGGACGCCTCCAGCTTCGTCAACGGCGCCGACTGGTTCGTCGACGGAGGCCAGGCCCAGGTCTGA
- a CDS encoding cysteine hydrolase: protein MEITKTDTAVVFIDPQNDVLSEGGVNWDAVGASVTENRTVENMERIFEAAKAGGYEVFISPHYFYPTDNGWRMNGPLETSELETHTFARSGQLDLTGFRNSGADWLDRFKPYIEDGRTVVASPHKVFGPETNDLVLQLRKRGIQRIILGGMLANMCVESHMRHLIEEGFEVAVVRDATAGPRHPVWGDGYQAAIINYHFFAHALLSTDEVLDRMH, encoded by the coding sequence GTGGAAATCACGAAGACCGACACGGCGGTTGTGTTCATTGACCCACAGAACGACGTGCTGAGCGAGGGCGGAGTGAACTGGGACGCGGTGGGAGCGAGCGTCACAGAGAACAGGACCGTCGAAAATATGGAGAGAATCTTCGAGGCGGCGAAGGCGGGCGGATATGAGGTCTTCATCTCGCCCCATTACTTCTACCCGACGGACAACGGATGGCGAATGAACGGGCCGCTCGAGACAAGCGAGCTCGAGACCCACACGTTCGCACGGTCGGGACAGCTTGATCTGACCGGGTTCCGAAACTCCGGGGCAGACTGGCTGGACCGCTTCAAGCCCTATATCGAAGACGGCAGAACGGTGGTCGCCAGCCCGCACAAGGTATTCGGTCCGGAAACCAACGACTTGGTACTGCAACTGCGCAAGCGGGGAATACAAAGGATTATTCTTGGCGGGATGCTGGCGAACATGTGCGTCGAGTCCCATATGCGTCACCTCATCGAGGAGGGATTTGAGGTCGCCGTGGTCAGGGATGCAACAGCCGGACCCCGACACCCGGTCTGGGGCGACGGCTATCAGGCGGCGATCATCAACTACCATTTCTTCGCCCATGCGTTACTGTCGACTGACGAAGTACTCGATCGAATGCACTGA
- a CDS encoding DUF1622 domain-containing protein produces MPTTNERIRVGVRGHTLEFQHIVELVGRAVDAAGVAIIVVGTLLATVLAAIRLGRRQAGVYRGYRRRVGRSILLGLEFLVAGDIIRTVAVAPTYASVGVLAVIVGIRTFLSFSLELEITGRWPWQKPVAEAED; encoded by the coding sequence TTGCCGACCACAAACGAGCGGATTCGGGTCGGCGTGAGAGGGCATACTTTGGAGTTCCAACACATCGTGGAGTTGGTCGGTCGAGCCGTTGACGCCGCCGGCGTAGCCATCATAGTCGTGGGAACGCTCTTGGCGACCGTTCTCGCGGCTATCCGGCTCGGTCGCCGACAGGCGGGTGTGTACCGCGGCTATCGCCGTCGCGTCGGGCGGTCGATCCTGCTGGGGCTGGAGTTCCTCGTAGCCGGCGATATCATCCGTACAGTCGCCGTCGCACCGACGTACGCAAGCGTCGGAGTGCTGGCCGTGATCGTGGGCATCCGCACCTTCCTCAGCTTTTCTCTCGAGCTCGAGATCACCGGGCGGTGGCCATGGCAGAAGCCAGTGGCCGAAGCCGAAGACTGA
- a CDS encoding alpha/beta fold hydrolase translates to MLMLNDDFGHLSYDLVGDGSPVVLVHAGVADHRMWDAVVPALAKRHTVIRYDLRGFGRSAPPSGSFRETDDLRRLLDHLGHERVRLVGASWGGRVALDFTLTYPDRVHSLAMLAAPWPRYHWSADMIAYDEAETAALEAGDLDAAVRINLDMWLRGPARSWDDVADGLADQLRGPLQTSLENQAVVGEHSQGPATGDLAAISVPTLVGVGKLDVADFQEIARRYAAEIPGATLVEFAAAAHLIALDAPAELSAALTPFLAR, encoded by the coding sequence ATGCTCATGCTCAACGACGACTTTGGACATCTTTCTTACGACCTAGTCGGTGACGGCTCGCCCGTCGTGCTCGTGCACGCCGGTGTCGCCGATCACCGCATGTGGGACGCGGTCGTGCCCGCACTCGCAAAACGGCACACCGTGATCCGGTACGACCTGCGCGGCTTCGGCAGGTCCGCGCCCCCGAGTGGCTCCTTCCGCGAGACCGACGACCTGCGCCGTCTTCTGGACCATCTCGGCCACGAACGCGTCCGGCTCGTGGGCGCCTCCTGGGGCGGCCGCGTGGCCCTGGATTTCACGCTCACCTACCCGGACCGGGTGCACTCCCTCGCGATGCTCGCCGCGCCTTGGCCGCGCTACCACTGGTCCGCGGACATGATTGCGTACGACGAGGCCGAGACGGCGGCCCTGGAGGCGGGCGATTTGGACGCTGCCGTCCGCATCAACCTGGACATGTGGCTGCGCGGACCCGCCCGCAGCTGGGACGACGTGGCCGACGGACTAGCCGACCAACTCCGCGGCCCCTTGCAGACCTCGCTGGAGAATCAGGCCGTCGTGGGAGAGCACTCCCAGGGCCCCGCGACCGGCGACCTCGCTGCTATCTCCGTCCCCACTCTGGTGGGCGTTGGCAAGCTGGACGTCGCCGACTTCCAGGAGATCGCCCGCCGCTACGCCGCCGAGATCCCCGGCGCAACCCTGGTCGAGTTCGCCGCCGCCGCGCACCTCATCGCCTTGGACGCGCCCGCCGAACTCAGCGCGGCACTGACCCCGTTCCTCGCCCGTTAG
- the ku gene encoding non-homologous end joining protein Ku: MTIPVKLMSATEDRSVRFHQVHTEDLGRVRVRKYCEAEDREVSAAEIGKGYEVSKDTLVAVTDEELEQMPPPTAKAIEIVAFVPAASIDPVRLSGDSYLVQYDGQVAAKPYVLIARALARNTKVAVAKLAWHGRERLVLLRVRDGALIAHVLKWDDEVRDSSELAPKEAKVTDSEIDEALQLIDSVTTDDISGYQDEYGQALEPVLEAKAEGHQPPKPSTEDEEPGGKVVDLMAALQESVRNAQAARAEDAGRAEVHEMPKKTATNRKTAGKAPAKKTAKKKPAAKKPGRGQRGA; this comes from the coding sequence CCTGGGCCGGGTGCGGGTGCGCAAGTACTGCGAGGCGGAGGACCGCGAGGTGTCCGCGGCCGAGATCGGCAAGGGGTACGAGGTCTCCAAGGACACGCTGGTCGCCGTCACGGACGAAGAGCTGGAACAGATGCCGCCGCCGACCGCGAAGGCGATCGAGATCGTCGCGTTCGTGCCGGCCGCTTCGATCGACCCGGTGCGGCTCAGCGGCGACAGCTACCTCGTGCAGTACGACGGCCAAGTCGCAGCGAAGCCGTACGTCCTGATCGCCCGGGCGCTGGCCCGCAACACGAAGGTGGCCGTCGCGAAGCTGGCGTGGCACGGGCGTGAGCGCCTGGTGCTGCTGCGGGTGCGGGACGGGGCACTGATCGCGCACGTACTCAAGTGGGACGACGAGGTGCGCGACTCCTCCGAGCTCGCGCCGAAGGAAGCCAAGGTCACGGACTCCGAGATCGACGAGGCGCTGCAACTGATCGACTCGGTGACGACGGACGACATCTCCGGCTACCAGGACGAGTACGGCCAGGCCCTGGAACCGGTGCTCGAGGCGAAGGCCGAGGGCCACCAGCCGCCCAAGCCGAGCACCGAGGACGAGGAGCCGGGCGGCAAGGTCGTCGACCTGATGGCCGCCCTTCAGGAGAGCGTCCGCAACGCCCAGGCCGCACGCGCCGAGGACGCCGGCCGTGCCGAGGTCCACGAGATGCCGAAGAAGACGGCCACGAACAGGAAGACAGCGGGGAAGGCGCCCGCCAAGAAGACGGCGAAGAAGAAGCCGGCAGCGAAGAAGCCGGGCCGGGGGCAGCGGGGCGCCTAG